The following nucleotide sequence is from Apium graveolens cultivar Ventura chromosome 4, ASM990537v1, whole genome shotgun sequence.
taattatttatctaCTTTATTATCAAAGTGAATATTCTAAAGGACTCGAAGTCCATCTACATTTTATCAAATCCCTCAAATATTTTATCAAACGatttccaaaaaaattatttatgaattattaaatactgttaaatatttttaattgatgaatattatttgaaataTTCATTTAAAAGAGAAAATTATTCCTAGATTTACTATTTattattatttgataattattaaatatttattgaGGTCATTTGTTTTCACCATATTTTAAGTATAAATCagataatgaatattatttcaaatattcatttagaagagaaatattcaaagtttaattatttaataaatataatttaattattaaatatcaTTAAAGGTTTTATATGATGTAAAAATTATAAATTCTATTTGAAAAGTATTTCTGACTTTCTGAAAATTATCCGAGTACTTTCAAATATTCAGAAAGTCTTATTTGCACTTATTTTGAATAATTTGACGATAATGTCAAAGGAAACTCCCccttcaatatatatatatatatatatatatatatctgttgacaacggtcaattCACATTTATTATAGTACTTCCCAAAAAATTCAGGGgagtacatatatacatatataagatgagttgtgcctatcaataagtaaaatgcttggggaactCCGATATAATTCGAGTTCCAAGTATATGATAAGATTTTTTAAAAGGACTAGGgggggtagactctagtactatgagtactagggagactaccaaaggtaccgcaggcgaacGTACTATGTGTACTCAGAAACCtgtgaagtgtgtgtatacccaaaataGGACACTTAGCCCGGATGCAGCTAGGGTGATAACCAGGATAgaaaggtgtcgtccttctactagtagaaaaggttactcaTTTTTCGATATACGACTGGTCTTCATATATCGCTGGCTCCGATGAATGTCCtaaatcttccaattggaattgttaTGCAATACTGTAACTAAAGCCAATGTGCTTAGTTACTGAGAGTATTAGCAATATATTTTGATATAAATAAATTCTGATGTGAATTAAAATGAAAAAATGTATATCACCAAGAAAGTTATTCTCCTGAGTATATGATATTATACGagaaaatataattatatttaacaGTCACTTTCAAATGTTTTATATTATTTTTCACTCTTGCTTtcgtttttttttttttttgctaaataactcttgctttcttttaaatgtcacaacataAAATATCACCAGTATGTTGGTGAGGAAATGTGGAAGACGCAAAGATTTTGCGTACCTACTTGCAGCTTAGTTTAAGGTGGGCTATAACATTCAAATAGGTATAAGAAATTAATAAGAATTactgtaacttcatgtagagtaTGAATAAtagtttgagatcctgtaaagtacatttgaatTGTAATAATAAATGTTGCAttttgtacatcgtttctaagaCTATAGCTTGTGTGTGAGATATTAAGGGTCTGTGATATGAATTATTGGATTATTAAAGTAATACAGGTTTATATGATTGGATGATTGCGTGACGACCCGGAttcttgaccccgaatttgggggagtcatagaaatggtatcagagcaataagttatagtactcagagaCAATAGTGTTAGGAGTTTTGTCTAGATGCAAGATTTCATAAGAGCTTATATAGAGTTCATCACTGGACTTCCGGATTAGTACCAATGAGTATGTTTGGAtaaatgtatatttgaggtattaaactCTGACTAATAGAATCATTGGAGATTATcaaaatgatgagaagaaaatTTAGAATTGTAGATGATTTGACAATGATGTTGATGTAaaactcggagctgagtctccagacCACTTGAGATAAAAatgatattaccaacaccatatgatGATTTGAATAACAAAAAACTTGTTACTCATAGTTGCTTAAAGGTTGCCCATGATGGGCCATTACTTGTGAGAACCAGGAAGTCTAAATATAATTACACAGTTAAGGTCAATAAGTTACCTAAACTAGTTGAAGGTATCATTTTACCTGTGTATATTCAAACACCCTATGAACAACGAGTTCACCAGAAATAATGTCCAATATACCCTTGATGATTTTATTTCCGTTTAAAAAGATTTGAACGTAATATAGGAACGTTATCTTAAGATAAGCACACTACAAGATATTATAAGTGTGCTAAATGTGCAAGTCTGTCATGGTTTAGCTCTGAGATCAATAGCGTCGAGAATTGATGGTATGTATGCAATTAAATGGCGTATGATTATAACGAGCGATGATTCGATCTTAGAACCTACTAAAAGGAAAGACCAATGAGTCTAGAGTGGAATTATTCGGTAGAGATATCATCACATGCTACGTATATGTATATTCGTAAACCGCTATATTTCGGGTGACATATGTTCACTTGCACACACATGtcactgaacttatggactgcattaaGATctctgagagatctctttgatctgttcccaagGGCTGACCACTTATAATTAATGACGAATGCATGTAGTAGGCCCATATCGGCTTAACAGATGCTTCTGGAATTATGTGGAGCAAAGCCTTCAAGGCATAAAATCATAGATATATTTACAAAAGCGAATTAATAAATGACTTTGAAATGATGTTGAGAGACACGCAAGATGGAATATGGAATTATGAAGATGAAGAGAtgggatcatcctcagacaaGTAATGATAACATTTAGAATAATTAGTGACTTGTTTTGGTATCGACTTACCGTCACACTACTTCCTCCAAACTGTTTATCATTTGTATTACCACTTCAACAGGCCCGCAACGTCATCAAGTTCTGCATAGTCAacattgttagtgtatactgaaaatatttatttgaagtatgtacatttatttctggccagtttatttgagaatcatttgaatgtttacatgttgtctaatattatatattgtgaacaatctagtatcaaatgggatacagaatattagattgttaaatacggttatataatataataaggttcacaacacaggtggtgttggacaatccactggtatggcttagtattatttagattagtttatattgactaataaataatactagtatactttgtgtatattgaacatgatcaaatttagaattgttcccttaatactgattaagaaggagaactaagattctatgttattattaatgcttaggttcttaatccggaaatagtaattgacacgtgtatattatttacatgctttgatttatatatgaaataattcttttgaattatatcattatattttgggtgatggaattatatacatggtggatattatttattgaaggaatccatgtcctgataatattcgggttaatgatgtccccttgaaagctcaaaaagatttaattatgtgaaaccctgcaggtggaatttattctggcataattaaataaaggttgagtggatgatcaaggataaaagatattaattaaataaattatcagtaatttatttaattaatggacatatgatattttaaacatggggaatttaataagcaaataatattggaaccgaattaattaaattacggtattaggaaaggtagtgcaaatattaattctttagtggattgaattaatatttaattatattgggctaggctcaagatgtaattagaaggcccaacctaattatccatggtccctattgtagcctatatatattcttattctcttcttgcttggaattgtgtgaaaacatattgtagccaccaaggagtaagaagagaggataacttgagaagacggaggccatacttcgctcaagggaatttgggaatacaatagaagagcgtggaatcaaccattaacaaggtaatcctcttttcgtaatctttatcgtaaaacgtagtaacaccctaagtccgtggttcccaacaattggtatcagagcctggtaatgggttctacgttttatgatataatgtccatgtcgtaattatatatgcgtgtatatagtgttttgcttgtattatttttgatgcaggttgttaatccactattatggccatgtatattttaattatgtgtttggatcccatgtggtttaatcgtggttaaattttgttttggtttccacgtggtttaatcgtggttgtaatttacacgagagttgatcgtgttagaacagattttacaaaattagttttgtattagatctattttttttgtaattgttccgggtattttgtaatagttatgtgcgatcagaaatcaattccggtagttttttgttccgctgtgcgattacaaggggctgctggggctgctgcggcagctgagactgctggggctgctgcggcagctgggactgctggggctgctgcggcagctggggctgctggggctgctgcggcagctgggactgctagggctgctggggctgctgggggcgtcggggcgcgcttggggcagattttttttgagagctggattttttttcaagggccataatagtagaaaatttattttaattttttccattaaattttaattattgctttaatttattgattatgtgtgtcgttaattatgtgtgtaattcttttaaaattgcatgtttaacttaattaggacgacatggacataaaatttatttattactttaattaaatgttatatgttactaaaattatgtgtgtattttgaatgcatgattagacataattataacaacatagggcccccatttaattttaaaattcctcagttttaataaaaaaattctaagtggaagagggaattaatatgaaattaaatcccatggtctccattattggttgtaggtaatttaacataaagacgaatataaattatatatacgtcacccatcgtggcatgtaatttttggtgtctagaatgttatagaaattactagaacaaacttcttaaattaataaattttgaaaggaataaatacggattttctttatttctgatttggggcgattttgtcaaaaacaggttcatcgaacttgtaaggctgtgggttttaagcgagaccgatgtgactcctccactacctagaaatcaaaccattgatgaatattgaattgaagtattctattcaaggcaaaattatgaatattggaaggtatacacgccacccatcgtggcgtaccaagttccatagatttcgaataatttaagatttgatgatggtatacacttagctatgaaaaataatatagtccaccccaacgtggcatattgtttagtaataggactgaagtaacatttaaacaaaattaggtggtatacatgtcacacatcgtggcgtaccagaagcttctggtgtttagatgttagtgcattaaattttaataatttagatcttaataattaatgcacccttatttatgtgatgtttttatgcatgattctcaggataaaatgggctttaatccactattcaccatactcaaggataacaaacttaccggacctgactatattgaatggaaacgaaatttggacattgtgttgactgctgaggagtacaagttttgcacttatgaacccaagcctgaacagcctgctgctgatgctcctgaagatgagaaagagtattataaacggtggattaaggctgatgagatgtcgcgatgttacattctggcagcaatgtcgggtgttttgcagcatcaacatcagtctatggccactgcttcagatatgctctttaatctcaaggaactttttagagatcagaatagggctactaggcaagtagccatgaaggctttaatgaacactcagatggctgaaggcacacctgtaagggatcatattctcaagatgatgtcgcatctgaatgagatagagatccttggtgctgaacttgatggggaaacacagattgacattatccttatgagcttgtccaagagttttgagcagttccgcttgaattacaacatgaacaagaggcagtatagtctcgcggaactgctgacagaacttcaggcagctgaaagattatttcggcagagtgttcaagtgaatgtggctgagaaaggttcttcctctaagccgaaaggtattaagaagaagaaaaaggctcagatacagaaagctgtgaaggcagtgggagttcagggtggtgtgaaaaagcctaagggaaagtgcttcagatgcaaacattcaggtcactggaaacaggattgtcctcttcctaagaagacaaacaatactggtatgtctctttctctagttacagaaacatttatagcggctatatctaggagcacttggtgtgtagatacaggagccactgatcatgtttgtaattctatgcaggggttccaactatccagaatgcttagagatggtgagatatacgtgttcatgggagatgctacgaaagtagcagtagttgcagtaggagttattcatttatcttttggttctgataggattttggttttgaacaattgtctttatgtaccttcttttagaaggaatttaatttcggtttctaaacttgctttggatggttataatgtttgtttggatcgtaatgtgtctattatgatgaataaatgaattatatgttctggtacattgcaagacaatttgtatataattaatcctagtcaacctgcactgcaactgcaatttagggaactgaacaacacatcttctaactctactaaaagaaaggaaccttctagtttgaaccaaacatacctttggcacttgagattaggttATATTAACTTGAGGaagattcaaagactggtagtagatgggcctttaagctcattggcagtggagccatttccagtttgtgaatcctgcttggaaggtaaaatgactaataggcctttcaaggcaaaagggaatagagccaaacaaactgttagaattggttcactctgatttatgtggacccatgaatatccaagcaagaggtggttatgaatatttcgtcactttcattgatgattattctagat
It contains:
- the LOC141717055 gene encoding uncharacterized protein LOC141717055; its protein translation is MSRCYILAAMSGVLQHQHQSMATASDMLFNLKELFRDQNRATRQVAMKALMNTQMAEGTPVRDHILKMMSHLNEIEILGAELDGETQIDIILMSLSKSFEQFRLNYNMNKRQYSLAELLTELQAAERLFRQSVQVNVAEKGSSSKPKGIKKKKKAQIQKAVKAVGVQGGVKKPKGKCFRCKHSGHWKQDCPLPKKTNNTGVPTIQNA